A single genomic interval of Nitrosomonadales bacterium harbors:
- a CDS encoding ferredoxin family protein — protein sequence MTYVVSEACIKCKYTDCVDVCPVDCFREGPNFLVIDPDECIDCTLCVAECPAGAIYAEDDLPAEQHHFIALNAELSKIWRPIVEKKEAPADADEWKDVKDKLHLLER from the coding sequence ATGACTTACGTTGTATCCGAGGCATGCATCAAGTGCAAATATACCGACTGCGTGGATGTCTGCCCGGTAGATTGCTTCCGCGAAGGGCCGAACTTCCTGGTGATCGACCCGGACGAATGCATCGATTGCACCCTGTGCGTGGCGGAATGCCCGGCCGGGGCGATCTATGCCGAGGATGACCTGCCGGCGGAGCAGCACCATTTCATTGCGTTGAATGCCGAACTGTCGAAGATCTGGCGGCCGATCGTGGAAAAGAAGGAGGCGCCTGCCGATGCCGACGAGTGGAAGGACGTAAAGGACAAGCTGCACCTTCTCGAGCGTTGA
- a CDS encoding PD-(D/E)XK nuclease family protein translates to MNSEFLDRVAEHILSCHAQDVPDLRGIVVLLPNYHVAQPLAQALMRAARVPALLLPEMVTLNDWAQKTPLDMPVASDSQRGALLYQHLRKQRWFGNADLWGMTRELLKLFDELTLSLRELPGDADAFAAAVQQAYQARQNDALQLEARLVFELWHAMQAGDELDAARAGQQRLAKLARQADRPLYVLRASAWDAVEQRFLEEYEQRAAVKVFDLREGRCEAAGHPPAYSLRVLREVQALSPTLSQKWERGQVSSPLPFTGEGLGERVKFFAATSLEQEARAAAMQVRRWLNEGKRDIAIVAQDRVVARRTRALLERAEVLVADETGWTFATLSVSTVLDRWLTALQSDFYHHDLLDLLKSPFVFADLSAGERKSAVYQLEQLLRRRSVVEGLGNFIALAEHEVALHAPLARLRQAAASLEQGRKKTLAEWLAALQQSLRVLGIDQGLQQDEAGQQLLRALENWQQELRGDSGRYAFHEWRRWLAQQLDVETFRDSSIDSPVRFTHLAATRWRSFDAVLLLGCDADHLPSAADGGRWFNDAVRAALDLPTRGFHAARQHDDLRALLAMNDTVLVTWQKEQDGEARLLSPFLQLLRDENEQAHGVDSLSPTLSRERERGRTDRSAGFSSDERELHALLAAEDRHQAVLPPSAQPAPGASMASVPAGISISGYNTLVACPYQYYARHILKLNELDEVQEAIEKRDYGERVHAILQHFHEQYPQVSGHDAAEMEAVLHRISESVFADLLEQDFAARAWLARWYRSLPAYLEWQAENEAAGWRHAEAEKTFALELDGVNLRGRIDRLDKKDGGKRVLDYKTQDEQMLRNKLKEPGEDVQLACYAHAEGAGDAAFVSIENGKVRSVVPPHDIAQLAPLNMERLVRVMNGIRGGAGLPANGIDAVCAYCEVRGVCRKGEWTSGFRIQDSGFSSPLPLAGEGVGERADG, encoded by the coding sequence TTGAACTCCGAATTCCTTGACCGGGTAGCCGAACATATCCTGTCCTGCCATGCGCAGGACGTGCCCGATCTGCGCGGCATCGTCGTCCTGCTCCCCAACTATCACGTGGCCCAGCCGCTGGCGCAGGCGTTGATGCGCGCGGCCCGGGTGCCTGCCCTCCTGTTGCCCGAAATGGTCACCCTGAACGATTGGGCGCAGAAAACCCCTCTCGATATGCCCGTAGCCAGCGATAGCCAGCGCGGCGCCTTGCTCTACCAGCACCTGCGCAAGCAGCGATGGTTCGGCAACGCCGACCTGTGGGGAATGACGCGGGAACTGCTCAAACTGTTCGACGAACTCACCCTCTCCCTGCGCGAATTGCCGGGCGATGCGGATGCGTTCGCCGCCGCCGTGCAGCAGGCGTATCAGGCGCGGCAGAACGATGCGCTGCAACTGGAAGCGCGGCTGGTGTTCGAACTGTGGCATGCCATGCAGGCAGGAGACGAACTGGACGCGGCACGTGCCGGCCAGCAACGTCTGGCGAAGCTGGCGCGGCAGGCCGACCGGCCGCTGTATGTGCTGCGCGCCTCGGCATGGGATGCGGTGGAGCAGCGCTTCCTCGAGGAATACGAACAGCGTGCGGCCGTGAAGGTGTTCGACCTGCGGGAGGGTCGCTGCGAAGCAGCGGGGCACCCCCCGGCGTACTCCTTGCGGGTGCTGCGGGAGGTGCAGGCCCTCTCCCCGACCCTCTCCCAAAAGTGGGAGAGGGGGCAGGTCAGTTCCCCTCTCCCGTTTACGGGAGAGGGGTTAGGGGAGAGGGTGAAGTTCTTCGCCGCCACTTCCCTCGAACAGGAAGCCCGTGCCGCAGCCATGCAGGTACGCCGCTGGTTGAATGAAGGCAAGCGCGACATCGCCATCGTGGCGCAGGACCGCGTGGTGGCGCGGCGTACGCGCGCCCTGCTGGAGCGCGCCGAGGTGCTGGTGGCGGACGAGACCGGCTGGACCTTCGCCACGCTGTCGGTGAGCACCGTGCTCGACCGCTGGCTCACCGCATTGCAGAGCGACTTCTACCATCACGACCTGCTCGACCTGCTCAAATCGCCTTTCGTCTTCGCCGACCTGTCGGCGGGCGAGCGCAAGTCGGCCGTGTATCAACTGGAGCAACTGCTGCGCCGGCGCAGCGTGGTGGAAGGGCTGGGGAATTTCATCGCACTTGCCGAACATGAAGTGGCATTGCATGCCCCGCTGGCGCGCCTGCGTCAGGCGGCGGCATCGCTGGAGCAGGGCAGGAAAAAGACCCTGGCGGAATGGCTGGCCGCATTGCAGCAGAGCCTGCGCGTGCTGGGGATCGACCAGGGCCTGCAGCAGGACGAGGCGGGACAGCAACTGTTGCGCGCACTGGAAAACTGGCAACAGGAATTGCGCGGAGACAGTGGCCGATACGCCTTCCACGAATGGCGGCGCTGGCTGGCGCAGCAACTGGATGTCGAGACCTTCCGCGACAGCAGCATCGACAGCCCGGTGCGTTTCACCCACCTCGCGGCCACGCGCTGGCGCAGCTTCGATGCCGTGCTGCTGCTCGGTTGCGATGCCGACCACCTGCCCAGCGCGGCGGACGGCGGCCGCTGGTTCAACGATGCGGTGCGCGCCGCGCTCGACCTGCCCACGCGCGGCTTCCATGCCGCGCGCCAGCACGACGACCTGCGCGCCTTGCTGGCCATGAACGACACCGTGCTGGTCACCTGGCAGAAGGAACAGGACGGCGAAGCGCGGCTGCTGAGTCCGTTCCTGCAATTATTGCGAGATGAGAATGAGCAGGCGCATGGTGTCGATTCCCTCTCCCCAACCCTCTCCCGCGAGCGGGAGAGGGGGCGAACGGATCGTTCCGCTGGTTTTTCGTCAGACGAGCGCGAGCTGCACGCCTTGCTTGCGGCGGAAGACCGTCATCAGGCGGTGTTGCCGCCATCGGCACAACCGGCTCCCGGCGCATCGATGGCGTCCGTGCCGGCGGGCATCTCCATCAGCGGCTACAACACGCTGGTCGCCTGTCCCTACCAGTATTACGCACGTCACATCCTGAAACTCAACGAACTCGACGAAGTGCAGGAGGCCATCGAGAAGCGCGATTACGGCGAACGCGTGCATGCCATCCTGCAGCACTTCCACGAGCAATACCCGCAAGTGAGCGGGCACGACGCGGCGGAGATGGAGGCCGTTTTGCATCGTATCAGCGAATCGGTGTTCGCCGACCTGCTGGAACAGGATTTCGCGGCGCGCGCCTGGCTGGCGCGCTGGTACCGGTCGCTGCCCGCCTATCTCGAATGGCAGGCGGAGAACGAGGCGGCAGGCTGGCGCCATGCAGAAGCCGAGAAGACGTTCGCGCTGGAGCTGGATGGCGTGAATCTGCGTGGCCGCATCGACCGGCTGGACAAGAAGGATGGCGGGAAGCGGGTGCTGGACTACAAGACGCAGGACGAACAGATGCTGCGCAACAAGCTGAAAGAGCCGGGCGAGGATGTGCAGCTTGCCTGTTATGCCCATGCCGAAGGCGCGGGTGACGCTGCCTTCGTCAGCATCGAGAACGGCAAGGTGAGGAGCGTCGTGCCACCACACGATATCGCGCAACTGGCGCCGCTCAATATGGAGCGGCTGGTGCGGGTGATGAACGGGATACGCGGCGGGGCCGGGTTGCCCGCGAACGGCATCGATGCAGTGTGCGCTTATTGCGAAGTGCGCGGGGTGTGCAGAAAAGGGGAGTGGACTTCAGGATTCAGGATTCAGGATTCGGGATTCAGTTCCCCTCTCCCGCTAGCGGGAGAGGGGGTAGGGGAGAGGGCGGATGGATAA